The sequence below is a genomic window from Mesotoga infera.
TTCCATGTTTTCGGAGATATAAACAAAGGTTCTGGCGTCCAAAAACTGCCCATAAATAGCGTTGGCTACATTGCCCTGAAGTACTCCTGCAATATCGTAGAACCCTATACTAATTTTTTCCATATCGAAATTTACCGAGTTGTATGAAATTACTGCCTCTTCCTCGGAAAGTATCTCTACCAATTTCTTAGGTTCAGGCACTCTCGAAATCCAGGAGAAGATCCACGGAAGTTCTTCATAGTTAACCATAAACTCCTGAATATTTGAGGTTAGAGACGCTTCATCATCAGCAAGAACGATGGCGCTGAATAATGCGCTTACATGCTCCGGAATATAGATATAGTAGATCAGGGACAACGCCTCATGAATATCCGATCCATCATCATAAGCTTTGCCCTGCAGAAACCAATCGACGGCATCGTCGTAGTGGCCGCCCTCCAGATCTAGAATTCCATTGAGGTAATAAAACATTGGCTCTGAATAGAGCAGTTCTGAGTTCTCGTTCAAAAGGCTTCTCGCCGTGGAAAAATCGTAGTCATCCAGCAGCCCGACAATATAAGGTATTAGGTAGTCTGTTTCTCCAAAATCCTCCACCAGAATTCTCGATACTATCAACTGCAGTTCAGCTGGATAAAGCTCGGCAGATTCATCGTGCAGAAAGACATAGGTCTCGACTTGATCTCCTCCAAGCCTACCTACGGCTTCTCTAACAATATCTTCCGACAGGTTCCAGTTGCTGTTCAACGTTTTCAAGTAGAGCAAGAGCGAATCTCGTTTTGGTTCAAGTTCATATAGCCTTTCCGAAATTGCCTCGGCATAATCTGAATAGTAGTTATCGATAAGTTTCTCTATTGCTTCTTTTATCACTTGATACATGGGTTCGGGTATTTCGGCGATCGCCGACACTACCTCTTTCAAAGTTGTTCCATAACTCTCAAAATCATAGTCTTCATCATAGATTTTCAAGAGGGCCTGAAGGCTCTCGAAATCCAGAGGATTCTCTGCCAGCTTTGCCTTCAATTCTTCTACCTGCGCTATTCCAACCAAGGGAATTATTAGCAGTAAAATTACAAAGATTAATCTCTTCATGAAAACACCTCCTCCGCCAATTTTAACCCGGTCGTTGATGGCTAGCTACCATGAGGAAGTGTCTATTGTCGCGAAAACACAGAGCCTTTTACAGAGACACTAGCTCACTCCCAACGAAATGAATGAGTTCCGACAGGTGCTTCTCCGAGAAATCGAACTCTATTCCTGCGCTTTCAAATAACTCATCTAGGGGCCTTGAGTATCCCATAGAAAGAAACCTCTTATACTCTTCGATGGCTTTAGGACCCCGCTGCCTGTAATTCTTGTAGATCGCAAGTGCTCCAAGTTGAGCTATGCCATATTCAATGTAATAGAATGGGTTCGTAAATATGTGAGGCTGAAGGAGCCATCGAATTTCCTTCAAATCTTCCAGATCTGTCCACTCAACACCGGTGTTGAAACGATCAAAAATCTCCGCAAATTTCCTATCCCTTTCTTTAGAAGAGTGATCTGGATTCGTATATATCCACTGCTGGAAAGAGTCGACAACCATACACCAAGGCAGGAAACTCAAAGTGCCAGTTAACTCCTCCAGTCTGGCAATCCTAACCTCATCGGCCGAGTAATATTCATCCCAGTAATCCATCGTCAGAAGCTCCATCGACATTGAAGCAAGTTCAGCAGCTTCATGTGTTGCATGTCTGTAGGCAATCAACTTCTCATTAACGGTTGCAAATGAATGCATTGCGTGGCCCGATTCATGAAGTATAGTCCGTACATTTGCCGGCGTTCCCGTTGCATTCATAAAAATGAAGGGGGCACCGGTTTCGTCAAGCGGGTAATTGTAACCACCGGGAGCCTTCCCCTTTCGGTTTTCAAGATCAAGCAAACCATTTTCCTTCATCTTGAATAGATTTCTGCCGAACTCGGGGTCAACTTTCTCAAGAATTCTTATTGCCTTTTGAACAAATTCCTCCATAGTTTTGAAGGGTTTTAGTACTTTTCCAGAGGGCTCAACACTCAAGTCCCAGGGTCTCAACTTCTGCAGTCCAAGCTGTTTCCTTCTTTTTTCGTTGAGTTCAGCAACGAATGGTACAACAATTTTTTCCACCGATTCATGAAACCTAATGACATCGTCAACCGAGTAGACGAACCTGTTCTTCTTCAGGTGCATATAGTCCCTGTAACTTCTAAATCCCGCATTTTCGGCTTGTGGTACTCTGACCGCCAGAAGTCTGTCAAAGAGTTCTTCCAGATTCTTGTGCACTTCTTTCAACTTGCTCATGGAAAGCCGCCACGCTTCTTCCCTAACTGAACGGTCAGGCTCAAGTTGAAACTTAGAGAGCTGCGATAGAGTATACTCGTGATCTCTATAATTAACCGTTAGAGAACCAATAATGGCCGCATATTCAGAAGCCATCTTCTTCTCCTGAATCTCCAGGGCGAGATTCTCTTCTCTGAAGAGCTCCACGGTATTCGACACTATGGCATCGAAGTTTTCATATCTGTGGCTGTCGAGATCATTTCTGAAGGGGCTGGAATGATACTTATTCATTAATTTGATCTTGTAAGGCTCAGATCTTGAGTAGACCTCTGCGTAGAACCTTGAGTACTCGAGTCTCTTATCTTCGTTGTCCGCGAATCTAGTCATGTCTATGTATTTCCACGCGAGTTGCTCTTGAAGGATCATGAAGAGCTCACTCCAATAGTTGAGAAAATCCTCGAGCGAATCCCCGTCAGCAATTTCGAATTCTTCCAGTTTCTTCAACTCGCCCTCCAAATTCTCCCATACAGACAGATCAAGATCTTCAGCAATATATCTCCTTTTATGCTTTTCAATGGTGGATTCGGACATTTACTAACCTCCCGTCTCAAATATGTGTATTAAGTGTTAATTTAATTATACTATACACTGCTTAGCCGGCTGAGGAACAACCTCTATAAGTCAACTCCCTGGCAGTTTTTGAAGCAGTTACTCGAAATTTCATTTGTGATGATAGACTTATGATTGAAGGAGGCATTGAATTGTCAAGAGTCGCAGTCGTAGGCGAACTGCTTATCGACCTTATATCTAGCAGCGTCGTGAAGGATCTTGGCGAAGCATCTTCTTTTGGAAGATTCTTCGCGGGTTCTCCGGGAAACCTTGTCTTGAATCTTAACGGTCTTGGTGTAGATACAGCTCTTCTCTCAAGATTGGGTGACGATTTCTTTGGAAGAGCGTATTTGACACATCTGCGCTCCAGAGGCATCGACACCTCATTTGTCCAGCTGGACCCTCAAGCTAATACTTCTCTTGTGTTTGTTTCGAAGTCACAATCGACTCCTCAGTTCATGGCAATTAGAGGTGCTGACTGTTTTCTCGAAGAACCTGAAGACATTCATAATTTTCTGAACAGTGTCGAATTCATTTATTTTACATCATGGCCGCTCTCAAGGAAGAGAACAAGAGCCGTCTGCATGAAATTGATCGCTCTTGCTTTGAAAATGGGAATTAAGATTGCATTCGATCCTAATTACAGAGAAGTGCTATGGGAGACAAACCAAGACGGCAAATCCTTCATTAAAGAGTTTATGAGGTACTGCTTTATCGTCAAGCCTTCCGAAGATGACTCATATCACATTTTCGGCCCCGGGAAACCTTTGGATTACATTCGCAGATTCCATGAGGCCGGAGCAAGGAACGTTGTTCTGACTCTCGGCCACAAAGGCACGATTATATCTGACGGAAGAAGAATTGAAACACTTCTGCCTTGCGCTAGAAGAGTCGTAGACATCACAGGGGCAGGAGACGCTTTTTGGTCGGGTCTTCTCTTCGGATTGCTTAATGGAAAGGACGTATTCGAATCAGCTGTTTATGGGAACTACTGTGCGGCTTTCAGAATCGAACATGAGGGAAAAGATGTAATCTTGCCTTCTGTGGAAGCGCTGAAGGCAATTTTCGAGGCGGGTGATAATTGATGAGAGTTGCGTTTATAAATCCCCAGGGGAATTTCGACAGGAACGACAGTTACTGGACAACACATCCCGACTTTGGAGGTCAATTAGTCTATGTGAAGGAGATCGCGTCGGCCATGTCGGAAATGGGAATCAATTGTGACATTGTTACAAGGAGGATAGTCGATGATAGATGGCCGGAGTTTTCCGATGAATTCGATTCTTACCCGGGAAGAAACAACCTGAGAATCGTTCGAATCCCCTTCGGCCCCGAAGGCTTTTTGAGGAAAGAAGAACTCTGGCCCCATCTGGGTGAGTTCGCAAAAAGAATAAAAGAGTTCTACCATGCAGAACGCACACTACCGAATTTCGTAACAACTCATTACGGAGATGGTGGGCTGACTGGAGCAATGCTATTTAGGGAGACTGGAATTCCTTACTCCTTCACGGCTCACTCTCTTGGTGCTCAAAAACTTGATAAACTACTCCAAACTGGAGCAGACAGACTCCAAATCGAAAGAGAGTTCAACTTCTCCTTCAGAATCGCGGCCGAAAGAATTGCAATGAAGTATTCAGCAATCAACTTCGTTTCTACATCTATGGAGAGGTTTCAGCAGTACAGTCATAGACTCTACAGGGACTTCTCTGACGTTGGAAACGACTCAAGGTACTCTGTTGTTCCTCCAGGAGTCAATACAGATATATTTACTACGAACTCAACCGAACTAGATGGAATGATCGAAAGAAAATTCAGGAAAGCCGTCGAAAGGTTTTCAGATCTGTCCCGACTTCAACTTCCCATGATTATTGTGGCAAGCAGGCTTGAGCAAAAAAAGAATCACATTGGATTGGTAAGGGCATTCGCAAAAGACAGAGAATTGAACAGCACAAGCAACCTGGTAATTGTAACTCGCGGTCTGCACGATCCATACGAGGAATACAGTTCACTTGAAGAACCGGATCGCTCAGTGCTTAGAGAAATCATAGATCAGATATCGAGAAACGAAATAATGGATAGAGTCATCTTCATGGATATTGAGAACCAGCTTCAACTGGCCGCTCTATACAGAATTGGATCGAAGAGAAGATCGGTATTCGCTCTAACTTCTCTCTATGAACCTTTTGGCCTCGCCCCGATTGAAGCGATGGCCTGTGGTCTGCCAGCAGTGGCAACGTCTAGCGGAGGCCCCGTAGAAACTCTGAGAGAAAACAACATAGAATACGGAATACTTGTCGATCCGCTTGAAACAGAAGACATTGCTCGTGGGATTAAGAGAGCTATCTTTAGCGGCAGCGATTTCTGGGAAGAGATGAGTTCCAGGGGAGTTGATCGCGTCACTGAAAAATATACGTGGAAATCAGCTGCCGAAGGCTATCTTAATCAGATTAAGGAAAAGATTAGGCACGAACATCCCGAGCCGGAGATCCCAGAGTGTTTTTTTACCGGAATCGACATTCCTTTCATTGAGTAATTGTGATATCTCATGATTCTTCGTTCTTCGGGCGCTCTTTTGAGGCTAAATTTTCTTATGGGTTATGCCCACAACTTTGAAGATGGAGGAAAGCAGTGAAGTACAACTTTGATAAAATTATCGAAAGAAGAGGAACGGATTGTATCAAATGGGACCATGCAGATCTCTTTTTTGGGAAAAATGACCTCCTGCCGATGTGGGTAGCCGATATGGATTTTGAATCACCACCTGAAGTCGTAGAAGCGATTGTAACCAGGGCCAAACACGGTATCTACGGATATACCGCACGATCGGACAGCTACTACGAATCTATTGTGAGCTGGCTCTCTAGAAGGCATGGATGGGAAGTAGAAAAAGAGTGGATTTCACATGCACCCGGAGTAGTCCCGGCAGTTCATATTGCCATCATGGCACTCACTCATCCGGGAGACAAGGTCATTGTGCAGACACCAGTATATTATCCTTTCTTCAAAGCAATTGAAGAAACGGGCCGTCAGTTGATTCTGAACCCTTTGATTGAGTCCGGCGGAAGATACACAATGGATTTCGAAGATCTGGAAAGGAGGATTGATTCGAGAACAAAGATTATCATCCTCTGCAGTCCCCACAATCCGGTAGGGAGAGTTTGGACAAGAGATGAACTTTCAAAGCTCGGAGAGATCTGCTTGAGCAGTAACATCAAGATTATTTCTGATGAGATTCATTCGGACCTTGTGCTTGGTAACAACAGACATATACCGATCGCCACGATATCTGAAGAGGTTTCTTCTATCACACTTACATGTGTAGCTCCAAGCAAGACCTTCAATCTCGCGGGACTTTCTTCGGCGGCGGTGATTTCATCTTCTAGCACACTTCTAAGTGAGTACTCGAACATGTTGAGTTCTGTCGGAGCCGGAATGTCTAATGTTTTTGGCACAATCGCACTTCAAACAGCTTATAACAAGGGCGAACACTGGCTTGAAGAATTGCTTGAATACATCAGTGGAAACTTCGAGTACATGAGAGATTTCTTGAAAGCAAACTTCCCGGAAGTAAAGGTCACCGAGCTTGAAGGAACGTATCTTGCATGGATTGATTTTAGGGGTACAGGCATGAGTGTGGAAGAGCTCAAGAATTTGCTGTATGAAAAGGCAAAGGTTGGTTTTGAAGACGGCTCTATATTTGGCATGGAAGGTGAAGGATTCATGAGAGTAAATCTTGCATGTCCTAGAGCCATCGTTGAAGAGGCCATGAAGAGGTTAATCAATGTCTGGAAATCCTGCTGATTGTTTAATCGGCTACGACCATTTAGCTTGTGGTTTTACATGCAGAAAAGAAGTACACAGATGCTTAATAAATGGTCACGCTGAGTTAATTGACATACATCTTGGATAGACTAGAATTGGTCGAGGAACATCGATACTGGTATGCAAAATCACATTCTCTTGAGACATATCTCTTATTTGACTTGATTATACAAAGACAGATTTCCTAGACCCCACCCCTGTTCGGAAATTCCTAAACTGAAAAGCAGGCCCTCAAATAGAGGGTCTGTTTTCACTTATGACTTGATGCCCAAGAATTGATGTTATCTCTTCAGCCTGAACGAGGTATATCTCCTATTATCCGTAAACACTAAGTCAAGTCCAGAAATTTCTGAAATGACCTTCATAGTGTTGCCGGTAAAGAATGATATATGACTCATATCTCTAACATAATACCAGTCAAGAAATTCTTCATCATCCAAAGGGTGAAAAAGAGTCATTATTGAAAGCAGTCCATCGTCTTTGAGACAGCCTGCTAGCAGTTTGAAATACTCCAAAGGATCACCAAGGTGTTCGAATACTTCTGTTGAGGTAATTAGATGATACTTCTTTCCCGAGAAGACCATGTTTGGCGCGAAGAACAGATCATAAATATCCATATCAAAACCATAATCTCTATCGAGAATCGTTGCCAATACAGGTGAGGGACCACTTCCAAAATCAAGCCCGCTTCTTCCACAAGAAACGAAATCAATCACGGCAGAATCGA
It includes:
- a CDS encoding M3 family oligoendopeptidase — its product is MSESTIEKHKRRYIAEDLDLSVWENLEGELKKLEEFEIADGDSLEDFLNYWSELFMILQEQLAWKYIDMTRFADNEDKRLEYSRFYAEVYSRSEPYKIKLMNKYHSSPFRNDLDSHRYENFDAIVSNTVELFREENLALEIQEKKMASEYAAIIGSLTVNYRDHEYTLSQLSKFQLEPDRSVREEAWRLSMSKLKEVHKNLEELFDRLLAVRVPQAENAGFRSYRDYMHLKKNRFVYSVDDVIRFHESVEKIVVPFVAELNEKRRKQLGLQKLRPWDLSVEPSGKVLKPFKTMEEFVQKAIRILEKVDPEFGRNLFKMKENGLLDLENRKGKAPGGYNYPLDETGAPFIFMNATGTPANVRTILHESGHAMHSFATVNEKLIAYRHATHEAAELASMSMELLTMDYWDEYYSADEVRIARLEELTGTLSFLPWCMVVDSFQQWIYTNPDHSSKERDRKFAEIFDRFNTGVEWTDLEDLKEIRWLLQPHIFTNPFYYIEYGIAQLGALAIYKNYRQRGPKAIEEYKRFLSMGYSRPLDELFESAGIEFDFSEKHLSELIHFVGSELVSL
- a CDS encoding carbohydrate kinase — protein: MSRVAVVGELLIDLISSSVVKDLGEASSFGRFFAGSPGNLVLNLNGLGVDTALLSRLGDDFFGRAYLTHLRSRGIDTSFVQLDPQANTSLVFVSKSQSTPQFMAIRGADCFLEEPEDIHNFLNSVEFIYFTSWPLSRKRTRAVCMKLIALALKMGIKIAFDPNYREVLWETNQDGKSFIKEFMRYCFIVKPSEDDSYHIFGPGKPLDYIRRFHEAGARNVVLTLGHKGTIISDGRRIETLLPCARRVVDITGAGDAFWSGLLFGLLNGKDVFESAVYGNYCAAFRIEHEGKDVILPSVEALKAIFEAGDN
- a CDS encoding glycosyltransferase family 1 protein — translated: MRVAFINPQGNFDRNDSYWTTHPDFGGQLVYVKEIASAMSEMGINCDIVTRRIVDDRWPEFSDEFDSYPGRNNLRIVRIPFGPEGFLRKEELWPHLGEFAKRIKEFYHAERTLPNFVTTHYGDGGLTGAMLFRETGIPYSFTAHSLGAQKLDKLLQTGADRLQIEREFNFSFRIAAERIAMKYSAINFVSTSMERFQQYSHRLYRDFSDVGNDSRYSVVPPGVNTDIFTTNSTELDGMIERKFRKAVERFSDLSRLQLPMIIVASRLEQKKNHIGLVRAFAKDRELNSTSNLVIVTRGLHDPYEEYSSLEEPDRSVLREIIDQISRNEIMDRVIFMDIENQLQLAALYRIGSKRRSVFALTSLYEPFGLAPIEAMACGLPAVATSSGGPVETLRENNIEYGILVDPLETEDIARGIKRAIFSGSDFWEEMSSRGVDRVTEKYTWKSAAEGYLNQIKEKIRHEHPEPEIPECFFTGIDIPFIE
- a CDS encoding pyridoxal phosphate-dependent aminotransferase, whose protein sequence is MKYNFDKIIERRGTDCIKWDHADLFFGKNDLLPMWVADMDFESPPEVVEAIVTRAKHGIYGYTARSDSYYESIVSWLSRRHGWEVEKEWISHAPGVVPAVHIAIMALTHPGDKVIVQTPVYYPFFKAIEETGRQLILNPLIESGGRYTMDFEDLERRIDSRTKIIILCSPHNPVGRVWTRDELSKLGEICLSSNIKIISDEIHSDLVLGNNRHIPIATISEEVSSITLTCVAPSKTFNLAGLSSAAVISSSSTLLSEYSNMLSSVGAGMSNVFGTIALQTAYNKGEHWLEELLEYISGNFEYMRDFLKANFPEVKVTELEGTYLAWIDFRGTGMSVEELKNLLYEKAKVGFEDGSIFGMEGEGFMRVNLACPRAIVEEAMKRLINVWKSC
- a CDS encoding class I SAM-dependent methyltransferase, coding for MKAGGIWNDRFMRSKCIICGSATREILHKKFQLKYHYCDMCGFISKDAENRISQEDELKIYRKHNNSIDDPRYVAYFKDFIDSAVIDFVSCGRSGLDFGSGPSPVLATILDRDYGFDMDIYDLFFAPNMVFSGKKYHLITSTEVFEHLGDPLEYFKLLAGCLKDDGLLSIMTLFHPLDDEEFLDWYYVRDMSHISFFTGNTMKVISEISGLDLVFTDNRRYTSFRLKR